The Bacteroidota bacterium nucleotide sequence ATATTCGGTGAAGAGTGGATGAACGCAAGCACGATAAAAAAGACGACCGCAGCAGACAGCGCTGTATACTCAAAGTTGACGAATACGGCAGCAGTGACGAACAGCATGAAACACGATAGAGCGGCTACGATCTTCTTGTCGAATCGAAATACCATCACTTTGTCATGAGCTGCAATCATGCCTGGCGAATGTATGAAATAATTGATTTCATGGATTCGCGGTTTAGTACGAGGCTGCAGAGGAGATAGACCGATATACCGGAAAGAAGCAATCCGATCAGTGTCTCAACCGGTGTCAACCAATCGCCGCAGGATGCCTTTAACGCGAAGATAACGGCAAGCATGAGTGCAGCGCAAGAAAAAGGCCTCCATACTTTTTTCAGGAGTTCGAGAATACTCAATCCAATCAGGCTGAACGGGATTGCAAGACCTGGATACAACCAAATCAAGCTCGCAATCAAATAGCCTGTTGCAACCCCGATCACGCCCCAATGCAGACCGATCACAAAGGCCGCGACGCCTGAAATACCCGTGGCGATTCCCCAGCGGAACATCCAGTCTGTCCGGCTCTTCGCCAGATAGATCGACCCCGTTGTTGAATCGATGGATTGCAGAAGACCGATCGGCGCTAAAATAACGATCAGCGAACTCACGGTCCTCCATTGGTCCCCAAAAAAGACATGGACGAGTGGACTGCTTACGCCGATGAGCCCGAGCATCATTGGAAATGCAATCGCAGCGATCGTTGATGCAACGTTGAGATAAGCTCTCCGAAACGTCATGTTGTCTTGGTTTAGCTTTGAGTACACAGGGAACATTACTCTCGAGATCACTGACGTCACATTTTGCCAAGGGTACAGGACGATACGGTATGCAAGGACATAATATCCTAGGTCCTGAGCCCCGAGGTATTTTCCGATGAGAAGTGAGTCTGCATTGCGAATAAAATAGTTCGTCATATTGAAGCCAGAGAGGTTGAGGCTGAAACGGGCCACGCTTTTTATCTCCGCCACGCTAAAAACCAGTCTCGGCTTCCAGCGGCTTAGTACCAGCGATAGCAATGTCGAAGACAACAGGGCAGTCGACAAAGCTTGGGCGACGAGGCTCCATACTCCCGCTCCGCGGATGGCAAGCGTGATCCCCACAACCGCTCCGAAAAGTGTCGAAGAGATTTCCGCCTTCGCCAGCTTTTCAAACTGAAGCTCGCGTTCCAAGAGCGCCTGGTGGGATATCCCAATACTTGAAATAAAAAACGACGCCGAAAGCGCTTTGAGGATCGGCACTAACCTTGCCTCCCCATAAAAAGATGCAAACAGAGGAGCGAGGACGAACACCAGCGACATCACGACTATCCCGAAGATCACGTTTAACCAAAAGATCCCCGATAATAATGTACCGGAAATCTCGTTGCGCTGAATGATCGCTGAGGATGTGCCTAAGTCCCTAAACACATTGAGGAAACCGACCACTACCATCGCCATGCTCATCAACCCGAAATCTGAAGGGGCCAGCGTGCGAGCTAGTACGATCGTCGTAACAAGCTGGAGGATCTGCCTGCCGAATTGCGAGATAGACGACCATTTTACTCCAGTGAGAATAGAGGGTAACAACGGCATGCTTAAAGCCTTCTTGCTATGCTGATGGCGCGTGTCGCAGAAGCGATTTCATTCTCGGCCCCTGCCAGCAGAATACTACGGGCACGCCGGATAGAGGGACGCAGGATGATCTTCGATTGTCCCGCATCAACCGGTGATTTCACTGGCACATCCAATCGTGACGATTCCTATTGAACTGGAGGCGGGAAGGCCGAACGTGATCACGCCGAGTACGCATGAACGGGATTTTTCAATGCCTTCCTGACAGGATTGAAATTCTTTCTCCTAAGTCTTCATAGTCATGAAGATGAACGAGATTTCTGCCGGGGAACATGGCAGTGTACTGAGAGACAGTCCTGAATTTCCAATATGGTCCATCTTCTTTATCGCTCGTATTTTCAACGAGGAACAACAACCCGTCAGGTTTCAGAACTCTTTCGATCTCGCGAACGGCGCGAACCAATTCGTTTCCTTGAATGCCTCCGAGAACCAAACATACCCACGCCACATCGACCGAACCATCCACAAGCGGAATCGTGCCTTGTTCCATCTGTTTGTATTCGACGCCGGAGCGTGCAGGCGCCTGTGCAAGCAGATCACGAATCGGGTCGATGCCAACGGCGTTCCCATGAATCATCTCAGCTAAGTCGCCAGTAAAGCGTCCTGGGCCGCATCCAAAATCCATCACCAATCGTTCCTTCCCTGTGAGCTGCCTGCGAAACCACGGATAGAGTTGCAGTTTTTGCTGTTCCGTGACTTTTTCAAATTCGATCGTTCCGTGCCCCAGGTTCAGCACGGAGTGGGCTCCGAATTTGCGGGCTCTCCATTTCCAATAACTGATCCCTCCTCTTCTCCACCCGCGCAGATACGGAATGTCGCGTATCGTATTCAGCAAACTAAAAACAAAATTGCGCATCGCTTTTTGCAACAAAGAACATTCGCAGACTATTTCCACTTGAATATGTTTGACCTGATGAATTTCATTTTTTCCGAATTTTTCCACTCGGAATTTTCGTTCAACAGAATATAAAAAAAGGCGATGAGCAGACCAACAACCGTAATGATTAAGCTGAACAGAAAGCGGGGCGGATACGATTTCTTCTCCGGAACCACCGGAAAATCGATCACTTGCAGAACAGGGGTATTCTTCTGCTCGTCAAATCTCGATTGTTCGTACATTGGAACCAAAAATTCCAGTATCTTCGAGTAGATTTCAACGTCGCGGAAATGGCGAAAATACTGTTTAGCAGCGGACGGGAGTGAATCAAGCGCGAGGATAACACCATTCCCTTCGCTTCCGGTCTTCATGGCGTTGAGTTTCTTTTCATACTCGTTGACTTGCAGCCGAACGCTTTCGAGTTGGGGCGACTCCTTCGATTGAGTCTTTTCGAGAATGGCAAGCTCCATTTGTTTCGAGATGAGGTCGGCTTCCAGGGACGAATACGCGCTAATAATGAGCTTCGATTGCTCTATGGCTTCGAGCATACCGGTATTTTCCTGGTAGAATTGGAGTGAATCTTCAGCAAGGCGGAGGTTCTTAGTCATTTCACTGTACCGCTGCTCTAAAAAGATTCGATTGTCCCGGGATTTCGCGACGTTAAGTTCGACAACATCCCTGTTCAGCTCTTCCAAAATATAATTTGCCATGTCAGCCGATTTCCGTGGCGAGCTGGCTCGGACGATAATTTCGTAAGCATTTTCATCAGTGACCCGTTTCTTTATTTTTGTACGCAATACCTCAACTGCCTTCTCCATGCTTGTAAGGTGATAGTCGTTCAACAGGTCAAATTTCATTACGATTTTCTCGAGCATCGCCCGGCTGCCCAGTATGGTCGAGTAGAGATCCATATCAACGGCACGCGTTGAAGTTCCAATCCCTCCAAGTCCCATCGGCAGCGTGCCGATGTTTTTCATGAGATTAGAGATCCCATTCTGTTGCGATTCTGTCGGCAAGATAATTGCGCTTGAATCATATTGTGGATCGACAAAGAGATAGACCATCAAATATGAGAAGAGCATCAATCCAACTGCCAGAGAAACCAGAACTTTTTTCCATTTGACGACCAGCACGAGGTAGTCGACAAATTCCGATTCATGAGTTTCAGCCATTCATAATCCTTATCGACAATGATTCATTTTCAGGGAACGTTCTTGCCGCTCGGTGCGACCTTACGAGGAATGAGTGTTAAGAATCGCCGTCACAGCTTCTATCACATCTTTAACATCTTCTTCCGTGAGTTTTGCTGAAAAGGGGATCGAGACGGTGCGATCTGCAACGTACTCGGTGTTTGGAAAATCTCCCTTTTTGTACCCGAATCGTTCGCGATAGTATGGGTGCAAGTGCAGCGCGGTGTAGTGAACGCCGGTCCCAATATTCTGCTTAAACAAGAGCTCCATAAATTGATCGCGCGTAATTGTTAGGTCTTCCAAATTGAGGAGCAAGGTGTACAGGTGGTAGGCATGGCGAGTATTCGGTTCAACCGGAGAGGGCAGGGTGACCGGAAGACCCTTAAAGGCGTCGTTGTACCGATCCCAGATCTCTTTCCGCCGCCTGGAGTAAGCTTCGATCTTCGGCAGTTGGCGAATGCCGATAGCCGCCTGGAGGTCCATCATGTTATACTTAAATCCTGGAAAAACTACTTCATAGTGTTTGAAGCCGGCATCCGAGTAACGCTGCCAGGCATCTTTCGTCATGCCGTGAAGAGCGTACATTTTTATTTTGTCGGCGATCTCCTTATCGTCGGTGGCAACCATGCCCCCCTCACCCGTGGTAATATTTTTGGTCGCATAAAAACTGTAGGCGGCCATTGCTCCGTAGTGACTGATTTTCTTTCCGCAATATTCCGTCTCGATAGCGTGGGCTGCATCGTTGATGACGATCGCTTTGGCGTCGTTCGCAATCGCCATGATCGACTTCATGTCGCAAGCCCGCCCGGCAAAATGCACGGGCAAGATCGCCTTTGTTGCATGCGTCAATTTCTTCTTGATCTGCTGAGGGTCAATGTTCAAGGTGGCGCGGTCGATATCGGCGAAAACCGGAAGGGCGCCGGTGTGTAGGATGGCATTCGCCGTGGCTGCAAACGTCATCGGCGTGGTAATCACTTCATCTCCTGCCTTGACGTGCGAAGCGACAAGAGAAAGGTGAAGAGCGGCAGTACACGAATGAACGGCCACGGCGTAGCGCGACCCAACATACTCCCGGAACATCGCCTCGAATCTTGCAACTTTAGGACCGGTACCAAGCCACGCGGAGCGCAATGAATCAACGACTTCCGCAATTTCATCTTCCTCGATACGCGGACTGCCGAACACTAAGAAAGAACTACGCATGAATAACTCCTGGGATAGCGGACAGCAATTCCTGCCGCCGTATCCTTCTATTTCTTCAATTGCACAACGAGCACTGCGGCAGTGACAATCGTCCCTATGATGCTGAACAATTGTCCATAGATCTGCATGTAATAGCTGAACGACCGGTATGGCTCCTTAGGAACCCAGATATAATCCCCCTCTTCAACTGTTGTCTCGCTCGGGGAAAGCCATTGCTTTGAACTTGCCTTGATGATATGAATATCTCCGCTGACGGCATCGTCTGCGAGCCCGCCGGCCTGTTCGATATAGTATTTATAGCTCTGGTTTCTGCTGAAC carries:
- a CDS encoding Wzz/FepE/Etk N-terminal domain-containing protein yields the protein MAETHESEFVDYLVLVVKWKKVLVSLAVGLMLFSYLMVYLFVDPQYDSSAIILPTESQQNGISNLMKNIGTLPMGLGGIGTSTRAVDMDLYSTILGSRAMLEKIVMKFDLLNDYHLTSMEKAVEVLRTKIKKRVTDENAYEIIVRASSPRKSADMANYILEELNRDVVELNVAKSRDNRIFLEQRYSEMTKNLRLAEDSLQFYQENTGMLEAIEQSKLIISAYSSLEADLISKQMELAILEKTQSKESPQLESVRLQVNEYEKKLNAMKTGSEGNGVILALDSLPSAAKQYFRHFRDVEIYSKILEFLVPMYEQSRFDEQKNTPVLQVIDFPVVPEKKSYPPRFLFSLIITVVGLLIAFFYILLNENSEWKNSEKMKFIRSNIFKWK
- a CDS encoding DegT/DnrJ/EryC1/StrS aminotransferase family protein, whose amino-acid sequence is MRSSFLVFGSPRIEEDEIAEVVDSLRSAWLGTGPKVARFEAMFREYVGSRYAVAVHSCTAALHLSLVASHVKAGDEVITTPMTFAATANAILHTGALPVFADIDRATLNIDPQQIKKKLTHATKAILPVHFAGRACDMKSIMAIANDAKAIVINDAAHAIETEYCGKKISHYGAMAAYSFYATKNITTGEGGMVATDDKEIADKIKMYALHGMTKDAWQRYSDAGFKHYEVVFPGFKYNMMDLQAAIGIRQLPKIEAYSRRRKEIWDRYNDAFKGLPVTLPSPVEPNTRHAYHLYTLLLNLEDLTITRDQFMELLFKQNIGTGVHYTALHLHPYYRERFGYKKGDFPNTEYVADRTVSIPFSAKLTEEDVKDVIEAVTAILNTHSS
- a CDS encoding MOP flippase family protein, with protein sequence MPLLPSILTGVKWSSISQFGRQILQLVTTIVLARTLAPSDFGLMSMAMVVVGFLNVFRDLGTSSAIIQRNEISGTLLSGIFWLNVIFGIVVMSLVFVLAPLFASFYGEARLVPILKALSASFFISSIGISHQALLERELQFEKLAKAEISSTLFGAVVGITLAIRGAGVWSLVAQALSTALLSSTLLSLVLSRWKPRLVFSVAEIKSVARFSLNLSGFNMTNYFIRNADSLLIGKYLGAQDLGYYVLAYRIVLYPWQNVTSVISRVMFPVYSKLNQDNMTFRRAYLNVASTIAAIAFPMMLGLIGVSSPLVHVFFGDQWRTVSSLIVILAPIGLLQSIDSTTGSIYLAKSRTDWMFRWGIATGISGVAAFVIGLHWGVIGVATGYLIASLIWLYPGLAIPFSLIGLSILELLKKVWRPFSCAALMLAVIFALKASCGDWLTPVETLIGLLLSGISVYLLCSLVLNRESMKSIISYIRQA
- a CDS encoding class I SAM-dependent methyltransferase, with the translated sequence MRNFVFSLLNTIRDIPYLRGWRRGGISYWKWRARKFGAHSVLNLGHGTIEFEKVTEQQKLQLYPWFRRQLTGKERLVMDFGCGPGRFTGDLAEMIHGNAVGIDPIRDLLAQAPARSGVEYKQMEQGTIPLVDGSVDVAWVCLVLGGIQGNELVRAVREIERVLKPDGLLFLVENTSDKEDGPYWKFRTVSQYTAMFPGRNLVHLHDYEDLGERISILSGRH